In Benincasa hispida cultivar B227 unplaced genomic scaffold, ASM972705v1 Contig403, whole genome shotgun sequence, the genomic window taaaaaataaaaactatataataattaataaaaactatataataattaataaaaagaaaagctaaacacgaagaaaaagaaaatattgagagattaaaaagggaaaaaaataagagGAGAAAGTAAAATGGaatcaaacaaaaattatggaaataaaaaaaaaaaaaaagtgtctcGGGCGAGTTTGAACTTGTACGCTCGTGATGGTTGGGTAGACAATCTACCAACATGGCTACAACATTgatttgtcaaggacttttatGTGGCcttatcttaatattaaaacacgctgcataatttaaaacaaaattaaaatatcatcaaAATATCGTCAATATTATCAAAATATCGATAATATCATTGATATTCTTTATATTTCGTTGATATCTCGACGATTTTCCGTAAAAAAGACATTAACTTTTTATATATGTATCGGTATTTTGATTTTGGTGATATTTCATTGAAATATCGCAATTTTTTCATCCTTAGTTAAAATATTACAAACTtgctaatttctttttctctaaactTTGTTTGTGTTGTAATCCTAATTTTGAACttaaaagtatgttgtaattgaTCTTACATTTTCTTCTAAAAgatcgttaaaaaaaaaaaagtactctcacataattataaaatatatgtttagTATTAAATTTGATAGTACTTTAAAGAAAAGTaacatcaaatatatttttttttttggttaaaattgGTGAATTTTGAACGAGTGAGTTTAGAAGaattatatattgttttttgCTGAAATTTATAGTTAAATTAGTAAAAATATGAACTTGTGATATCAACTTTGAGGTATGATTCTCTCACCTTACATATtgtaaatatagaaaaagagCAAATTGCAAAAACTACTAATAAAGTATGATGATAGTTGTAATTATAGCCTCACACTTTCGATTGTAGAATTTGAGCCCTCAGACTTATACAAGTGTTAAAATTGAACATTCAAACTTACATAAGTGTAGAAATTGTAATGATTGTACAAgtttgaaagttcaaatttttatcatttatggattcaatttatataactattataagtTTGAAGGTTCAATTTTGACACTTACATAAGTGGAGgacttaatttttataattgaaaatttgagggTGTAAATTGCAAGTAACAAGGAACCATTTTTGCaacttgcaaaaaaaaaaaacacacacacacaaattgAATTTTTCACTAAAAACTAGTGTTTTTCTTCTTGACACGTGGGGCAGCCTCATTGGTCCCCGAAATGCTTTAGGAATCCAAACAAGCTTCCGCCAATTCGACGCAAAATTTTGATTGCTAACCAAAAGAAAACCTTATCCTCTTTCCCTGCTCTCATCCATGGCGTCCGTCCCTGCTTCGCGCAGTGAGGGCAAAATGTAAGAGACGAGCCGACTGTGTTTCAGTTTCAGTGACAAACCCTAATGGCCGCCATTTCCGGATCTCTCAACCTTCCTCTTGCGCCGTCAAACCTTTCATCACCCCGCATTAAGGTACTCACCTCccgattgcaatttttttttttgagttctGTAAAAACCTTTTCAACTATAACTTCTTCGAATTATACCTAAACGATGAAGGATTTTCTTATCTGAACTGTTCATCAATGGATTTTCCATAAGTTCGTCAATCAACAATCGGTTTCTTAAACATTAGGAGTTAGGATTTAGGAGTTACTTTACCAGGGATACTTGTAAAACCTAGAACGATCCGTTGATCCATTTCAATGATAACTAACTACTTGAATTATGTTGAAATGAAAGAAGACGAAGGATTCTTTAACTAAACTCTTGATCAATCGAATTTTGATTTCGATTAGTAGTTTGGATTTAGGATTGATATTTGTAAAACCGAGAACGATCCATCGATCTAGTCCAATGAGAACTCCTTGAATGTTGAATTATACTGAAGCGGAAGGAAGACGAAGGATTTTTTAATCTGAACTGTTTATCAACCGATTTTCCATTTTGATTAATTTCCAAATATTAGGAGTTAGGCCAAAGTAGCTCAACTGATGTGTTAGAGGTAGGTGTTTTAAATTCTCTATCTTGATTGTAGTAAAAAAACATTAAGAGTTAggttagttttgaaaaataattgatTGTAAGAATAAGTGGTTTACTTCTAACTTATTACTGGGTtttgagaaaatattaaaagaataattgTCTGACATCCAAGCACTATAAAAGAATCTACTAATTTCAAGTTGTCTGagttagaaacactttaaaCTTGAGAACTCCAACTCTTATTAAAGTTCtttttgtattctctagtttgagagtGGAAAAACTCATAGATTTCGATAGAAAGTTTTCTATGTAAATTCTTATATTTAACTCAATTATGTTCCGCTTACTCCTGCAGTAATGATGGGAGTTTTTTTTCCATAGCATTGATACTTGTTAAACCTAGGGCGATTCTTTGATCCATTTCGATTACTAGGCAAATATCTATTTGTTATGCAGAGAAATTGTAAAATCTCGATCCATTTGAAAAGCTACGAAAGGAACTGTTTCCCAAAATTGATACCAAGCATTAACCAAAGACGAATTCACACGAACCAATCCACGACTTTAAATGCAACATTGAGACGTCAGAAGGGATTCGGACCAGCtccaaggaggaagaagatgaagaaaacaaaaagagaagGAAGTGAAGACGAGCATGGGGATGAAGATGAAgacgaagaagaagaggaaggtgGTGTAATACCAGAAGTAGTGACGAACAGGATGATAAGTAGAATGGGATTTTCAGTGGGGATTCCATTGTTGATAGGGCTTTTGTTCTTCCCATTCTTCTATTACCTCAAAGTTGTGCTGAAAATTGATGTGCCCTCATGGGTGCCAGTTATAgtctcattcttcttctttggcTCAGCTTTGTTGGGAGTTAGCTATGGGATTGTGTCCTCTAGTTGGGATCCTATGAGGGAAGGCTCTCTATTGGGTTGGAACGAAGCTCAGAAGAATTGGCCTGTCTTTTGGCAGTCCCTTTGGGGTGGATCTAATAAGAAATAGATGAATTTgctttcttttttataaatattatggtTTTCAAGTTATATGAGTTATATGAGAAGCCAAAGCGAGTATAACTAATCTCACATATTCATACGGTAAGAGATTTGTAGTTTGAATCTTCTCATCCTTGTACTAAAAATAGTTTATGAGAAGTAAGGTTGCTTGTAAACAGATGAAGAGATAGgtgttttagattttttttacgGATATTATTGCCTcgattaaattataagtttaatttttgatatttaattattttggttAAAATGTTCTTAAACTCTAATAGGTCTTAAATTTCAATTGTGCCTTTAAAACAGTCTAATATGTGTATAAACTTTGTGTCTATTATCTACgagtgttaaaaaaaaattcgatGACTCGAAATATTTGATCAATACAACTAAATTCGTATGGTTtaggttgggttatcaactcttTTAGATTGGGTtagatttaaataaatgaaaattttatgggctGAGTTGATTATAGAGTTCacctaaattaattcaattcaacacgtatttattattacttttaaaaaagtatgttttttaacctataatacaattacatatacatatatttaaaggttgtttttaaatatagaaaaacgattcaaaatatttacaaaacataacaaaattttagaactatcaatgatagacgttgatagacactgatagacttctaccagTGTCTAACAATGtcactaatagacattgatagaagtctatcagtgtctatcaatgtccaTCATTCATAGTTtcgaaattttgctatattttgtaaatatttttagcagttttaccatttgaaataatttccctatacttaatctaatttaatttcaaatttttttttggataatttattttttaacgactcttaaaaataaatttttcgtattttggaaagaaaaatttcataatatgaattaaaaaatatagtcgttaattttaattcaatatatgaaaataattaaataaattttttacatattacattttacttattttttaaacaaaaatttaaataaatgaattgaataaCCTGAACCAATCCAATCTAAAAGTTTCATAGGTTGAGTACTTTATTTAATAAGGGTTACTTGGGCCGAAGAAagagatttttacataaaaaatactcGTTGGgtcataaatttcataaatgtcgttaaatttgaaaattttccataaAGGCTTTTAGAGATGATTTTGGACAAATTTAtcctttttttattatcaatttttagGTAATTAATAAGTGAGAATACgcattttaagaattaaattacCCTTAATGTTGGAGacaaaaaatgtatttattatatagtattaattagttgagatttccttctcattttcaattgaaaagagaaaatgcAATTAacgtaattttatttttcattcattGCATTTCACGTATAAAGCAACTCGTTTTTACTAGTAGattcatgttatttttaaaCATACATTTGAACAATATATTAGACTTTTGCAAATgttctaaccaatatatgaaatatattggtaaatatatttgatatgttCTTAAATACAACTGGTTTCATGGCAACTTGTTGGTTTCTCTGgtagattcatggttatttttaaGTATACCTTAGAACATTATATAGATATTTGCAGgtattctaaccaatatatgaaatataaatatacttAAATAGATGGTTGTACCGTTCGATATAACagtacaatatataaattacgAGTATATATTGTTCAACCAAATTCATTTATCAATTATGCCACTATATATATAAAGCACAGTTTAGCTCaatgtttaatataaatcacagcATATATCATAAATCCAAAGTAGTtggaaataaacaaaaatatttaccaCAGCATATAAATCATAGATGGATTCAATGTTCAAtctaaaacatatatataagcGTGTATATCATTAaacaaaaatctaaataaaaaatagtcctcgtttataatatatagatatatgtACATTTATTCATTGATTTGTGTGCACAAGAACACTCctcatcttcatctcttcttTGTGAACCCTTAGATCTACTGCCCGTCTGTCCACTGCCACTTTGCTTGTCGTCGTCGCCTTACCTATTGCTGTTGACGGAATCCTAACCATTGTCCAGAATCCCGCGTCGTTCAAATTCACCGTGCTTCGTGTCGTCGATCACCCCACATTGGATCTGTTCGCCCCGAACCAGTTGTCGTCCggtgtgttggggttgatgccttaaatcttgtGGGTTTCATAGATTGTGAATTCTTTGcacatgaattatttatttaataaaataagaatttatTTTACTCGACGTTTATTTTGCATTaacccaatccaataaactaagatataaGGTTATgtaatgtaacttaaatatgtatgtggttgacataccaGTAGATCATGTTAATGTAATAACTTGAACGGACTATTGTATATGTAAgattgggtactttatcttggtgacactactgATAAggctcactttgtaattgttacaataattGTAAGGCGTTACAAACAATCTGAACCTGATCATGGTGTTTATccttgttatagattttaaatgtctaatccatTTTATAACTCtctataaaactatagacattctataacatacatcaagcattccatactttaatataacaattatgtTAAACTTATGAAACCCTattcatgcatactatatattataactatttataacatacttttaatgcatgaaacatactttcttatggtgggattttaaatctacatgacatacaatatgcacatattagatttaatttaactacagcatacatcacatgcataagtaattaaacatacactgatatggaccagttttgacatcctaagcaagcacataagctaattattacaataataatacaaaaatagCTTCAAAACACTTTTAGACTACTCGAACCAACCTGAACCGAATCCAAACCACCCGAACCGAACCCTCAAAGCTCCAAAAAATGCTGAAACAAACCAAGAATGGTTGAACTGGACCTTCAACCAAGCGAACCGGACCACCCCTGCAAACTGGCTCCTCACGTGCGCACATTCTAGGCTAGGATGAGTAGCGTTACAATGCTCTGAGGGCAGTGTTGGCAGTAGCATCAACTTTGAAAAACTGCAGTTGACCTATCTTGcatctttcttcaattacaacctaattacaactctattgactctaacaaaaCTACAGATTCTTAACCATACATTAAGGCCTataaacaaagagccaattacaataattacaacataattaaaGAAGAATCTAGTGCCAAAATTGGGAAAACACCATATCAGTAGCCATTTCATGCAACTTATGAAATTCATCCATCatactcaaattaacgttaatgcttaaatcatgctctgatactaattgataGTTAAAACATGCATAAtacggaagcaaacagaatcattaagaactctaattaaattaatttgagtaaCACACATgtaagttcacaatatttttCAATCGGGTTTCAAGTTGAATACTTTTGATGATTCCACAAATTCCTTGTTTTCTCCATGGAATTCTCTttgcatcgagtatgacatcgaGCATCAATGAACatcaaatatttcacaaaaataccatcgagtagaTGCCATTGACCATCGAGTAAGGCATCTAGCATTGAgtatcgagtatttcatgaaatatcatcgagtaaatgcaATGATTACCATCGAGTGtggcatcgagcatcgagtatttcatgaaatatcattgAGTAAATGCATTAAGTACCAtcaagtatggcatcgtgcattgaGTATGTCATGAAATTTCATCGAAAATTCCATCGAGTATCccatcgagcatcaagtatctggcagaaatttgaattttcagtTCTTGCTGCTTCGAATGCAATGATTATCATCGAGTGTGgcatcgagcatcaagtatttcatgaaatatcattgAGTAAATGCATTAAGTACCATCAAGTatggcatcatgcatcgagtatttcatgaaatttcatcgaaaatgccatcgagtatcCCATCGAGCATCCAGTATCTGGCagaaatttgaatttctaatTCCTGCTGCTTTgactttcttcacttcttttttcaattacatcctaattgcaactctaatgactccaaatgaattacaaatatttaaacacatattaaggcccatcaacaagagtcaattacaagaGTTGCAATATAATTGAAAAGATTCAAATGCTAAAACACTTAAAAACCATATC contains:
- the LOC120069465 gene encoding protein PAM68, chloroplastic isoform X2, translated to MQRNCKISIHLKSYERNCFPKLIPSINQRRIHTNQSTTLNATLRRQKGFGPAPRRKKMKKTKREGSEDEHGDEDEDEEEEEGGVIPEVVTNRMISRMGFSVGIPLLIGLLFFPFFYYLKVVLKIDVPSWVPVIVSFFFFGSALLGVSYGIVSSSWDPMREGSLLGWNEAQKNWPVFWQSLWGGSNKK
- the LOC120069465 gene encoding protein PAM68, chloroplastic isoform X1 codes for the protein MAAISGSLNLPLAPSNLSSPRIKRNCKISIHLKSYERNCFPKLIPSINQRRIHTNQSTTLNATLRRQKGFGPAPRRKKMKKTKREGSEDEHGDEDEDEEEEEGGVIPEVVTNRMISRMGFSVGIPLLIGLLFFPFFYYLKVVLKIDVPSWVPVIVSFFFFGSALLGVSYGIVSSSWDPMREGSLLGWNEAQKNWPVFWQSLWGGSNKK